A genomic stretch from Marinimicrobium sp. C6131 includes:
- the fliO gene encoding flagellar biosynthetic protein FliO, which translates to MEGTAATQLMSVLFSLLLIIALIFALAWLLRRFGQSAFMNSSAMKVVATLPLGTRERLLVVEVGGQQLLLGVTAQQIRTLHVFEEPVIDAQGVKSSDFRQRLMNIMNKNPKP; encoded by the coding sequence ATGGAAGGAACGGCCGCCACCCAATTGATGAGTGTGCTGTTCAGTCTGTTACTGATCATCGCGCTGATTTTCGCGCTCGCCTGGTTGTTGCGTCGGTTTGGGCAGAGTGCTTTTATGAACTCGTCCGCCATGAAAGTGGTCGCCACCTTACCGCTGGGTACCCGGGAACGGCTACTGGTGGTGGAGGTGGGCGGCCAGCAACTGCTGCTCGGCGTGACTGCACAGCAAATCCGCACACTGCACGTGTTTGAAGAACCGGTCATCGACGCGCAAGGCGTCAAGAGCAGCGATTTCAGACAGCGCCTGATGAACATTATGAACAAGAACCCAAAACCCTGA
- the fliN gene encoding flagellar motor switch protein FliN has protein sequence MANENDTHDDDKDQDAMAAEWEAAMMEQGDDADSGDDSDESQASQSRSNDVDRVALDELTEDEQPNTNPDLDVILDIPVSISMEVGRTSITIRNLLQLNQGSVIELDRLAGEPLDVLVNGTLIAHGEVVVVNEKFGIRMTDVISPSERIKKLR, from the coding sequence GTGGCAAACGAAAATGATACCCACGATGACGATAAAGACCAGGATGCCATGGCGGCCGAGTGGGAAGCGGCCATGATGGAGCAGGGTGACGACGCTGACAGCGGTGACGACTCCGATGAGAGTCAGGCGTCGCAGAGTCGGAGTAATGACGTAGACCGGGTCGCACTGGACGAACTCACCGAAGACGAACAACCCAACACCAATCCGGATCTGGATGTGATTCTGGACATCCCTGTGTCCATTTCCATGGAAGTGGGGCGCACCTCCATTACCATCCGCAACCTGTTGCAGCTCAACCAGGGGTCGGTCATCGAGCTGGATCGGCTGGCCGGTGAACCACTGGACGTGCTGGTTAACGGTACACTGATTGCCCACGGTGAAGTGGTGGTGGTGAATGAAAAGTTCGGTATCCGGATGACCGACGTGATCAGTCCGTCCGAACGGATCAAGAAGCTGCGCTGA